One part of the Bradyrhizobium sp. CB1650 genome encodes these proteins:
- a CDS encoding ABC transporter permease, with amino-acid sequence MSSRSHPIQAALRIPPSYVVFVVLLVTLWVLRPNLMNVGILGTFARQVVPLGIVVLGQVLVISSRSIDLSAGGIILLINYLISSGLLYRLPFASVVILCLGVGLAVGLLNGLLVGKRRASAVIVTLAVNIVLIGLVEYLANGKPPGDVPSSFRDLYNSRFWTIPAPVIFWVLLAGIMSAFLGTSIFGRFVRSIGSNPVSAHFSGVPVERTVIVAHTIFGLMAAVAALVQTSSIAVGSVRFGPELVMNSIAATILGGVVFGRPAEVWGPFVGVLCFTLLFAVMTTMGVQEPGKLIVQGLIILFAAIFYGIRSKSN; translated from the coding sequence ATGTCCTCACGTTCGCATCCGATCCAGGCCGCGCTGCGGATACCGCCGTCCTACGTGGTGTTTGTGGTGTTGCTTGTCACACTCTGGGTGTTGCGGCCGAATCTGATGAATGTCGGGATCCTCGGCACCTTCGCCCGTCAGGTCGTACCGCTCGGAATCGTGGTGCTTGGCCAGGTGCTCGTCATCTCCTCGCGATCGATCGATCTGTCGGCTGGCGGCATCATCCTGCTCATCAACTATCTGATCTCCTCCGGCCTGCTTTACCGGTTGCCGTTCGCGTCCGTCGTCATTCTCTGCCTGGGTGTGGGACTGGCTGTGGGGCTCCTGAACGGGCTTCTCGTCGGCAAGCGCCGTGCATCGGCCGTCATCGTCACGCTTGCGGTCAACATCGTCCTGATCGGTCTGGTCGAGTATCTCGCCAACGGTAAACCGCCGGGCGACGTCCCGAGTTCGTTCCGGGATCTCTACAATTCGCGCTTCTGGACGATCCCCGCGCCGGTGATCTTCTGGGTCCTGCTGGCCGGCATCATGAGCGCCTTCCTCGGCACCTCGATCTTCGGACGCTTCGTGCGGTCGATCGGCAGCAACCCGGTCTCGGCGCATTTCTCTGGCGTGCCGGTCGAGCGAACGGTGATCGTTGCGCACACAATCTTCGGGCTCATGGCGGCGGTAGCCGCGCTCGTTCAGACATCCTCGATCGCCGTCGGCAGTGTCAGGTTCGGACCCGAGCTGGTCATGAACTCGATCGCCGCGACGATCCTCGGCGGCGTGGTGTTTGGCCGTCCTGCGGAAGTGTGGGGACCGTTCGTCGGCGTCCTCTGCTTCACGCTGCTGTTCGCGGTCATGACCACGATGGGTGTGCAGGAGCCCGGCAAGCTCATCGTGCAGGGCCTGATCATCCTGTTCGCCGCGATCTTCTACGGCATACGTTCCAAATCCAACTGA
- a CDS encoding SGNH/GDSL hydrolase family protein, translated as MTRRVLCFGDSLTWGWVAVREGSPTTRFPYRERWTGVMAAKLGADFEIIEEGLSARTTSIDDPVDPRLNGAAYLPSALASHLPLDLVIIMLGTNDTKSYYHRTPYEIAVGMSKLVAQVLTSAGGVGTVYPAPKALLVAPPPLAALPDPWFEGMFEGGHEKTLALASQYKALANFMKVEFFDAGSVISTDGVDGIHFTAENNADLGTALAGKVIDIFASL; from the coding sequence ATGACGCGACGTGTTTTGTGCTTTGGCGATTCCCTGACCTGGGGATGGGTCGCGGTCCGGGAAGGGTCCCCCACGACCCGCTTTCCGTACCGCGAACGCTGGACCGGCGTGATGGCTGCCAAGCTCGGCGCCGACTTTGAGATCATCGAGGAGGGCCTGAGCGCGCGCACGACGTCGATCGACGATCCCGTCGATCCGCGATTGAACGGCGCAGCCTATCTGCCGTCGGCGCTGGCAAGCCACCTCCCGCTCGACCTCGTCATCATCATGCTCGGGACCAACGATACCAAGAGCTACTACCATCGCACGCCGTACGAGATCGCCGTCGGCATGTCGAAGCTGGTGGCCCAGGTGCTGACGTCGGCCGGCGGGGTGGGCACGGTCTATCCGGCGCCGAAGGCATTGCTGGTGGCGCCGCCGCCGCTGGCTGCGCTGCCCGATCCCTGGTTCGAGGGCATGTTCGAAGGTGGCCACGAGAAGACGCTTGCCCTTGCATCGCAATACAAGGCGCTTGCGAACTTCATGAAGGTCGAGTTCTTCGACGCGGGAAGCGTGATCTCGACCGATGGCGTCGACGGTATCCACTTCACCGCCGAGAACAATGCCGATCTCGGAACAGCCTTGGCCGGTAAAGTCATCGACATATTTGCTTCGCTGTAG
- a CDS encoding outer membrane beta-barrel protein, with product MKKILVGAIGALAIGMSAPASAADLAARPYTKAPPAPVVAVYDWTGFYIGANGGWAQSHNCWDFLTAGGAIVADACSDRSGGVVGGQVGYRWQSAGWVFGLEAQGDWADLSRTRVSLINPAFSTRVKTDGIGLFTGQIGYAWNAALLYVKGGAAVTGNSFSILDTATGTTLVSGDSTRWGATVGVGFEYGFTPNWSVGVEYDHLFMGHNNNSFSVVNPIVAGAINRIDQDIDMVTLRLNYRFGWGGVGAPVAARY from the coding sequence ATGAAGAAAATCTTAGTCGGCGCGATTGGCGCCTTGGCAATCGGGATGTCGGCTCCCGCAAGTGCTGCCGATCTGGCCGCGCGGCCATACACCAAGGCACCACCCGCTCCGGTGGTCGCGGTGTATGACTGGACGGGTTTCTACATCGGCGCCAATGGCGGTTGGGCACAAAGCCACAATTGCTGGGATTTCCTCACGGCCGGTGGTGCGATCGTCGCGGATGCCTGTAGTGATCGTTCAGGCGGCGTGGTCGGTGGCCAGGTCGGCTATCGGTGGCAGTCCGCTGGTTGGGTCTTCGGTCTCGAAGCTCAGGGCGACTGGGCAGATCTCAGCCGGACCCGGGTCAGCCTGATCAATCCTGCCTTCTCGACACGCGTGAAGACCGACGGCATCGGCCTTTTCACCGGGCAGATTGGTTATGCCTGGAATGCCGCGTTGCTTTACGTCAAGGGCGGTGCTGCGGTCACCGGCAACAGCTTTAGCATTCTGGACACCGCCACAGGCACGACGCTCGTATCGGGCGATTCTACCCGGTGGGGTGCGACCGTCGGTGTCGGCTTCGAATACGGTTTTACGCCGAACTGGTCGGTTGGCGTCGAATACGACCATCTGTTCATGGGGCACAACAACAATTCGTTCTCCGTGGTCAATCCGATTGTCGCGGGGGCGATCAATCGCATCGATCAGGACATCGACATGGTCACGCTCCGTCTGAACTATCGCTTCGGTTGGGGCGGTGTTGGGGCTCCGGTGGCGGCCCGGTACTGA
- a CDS encoding tetratricopeptide repeat protein, with protein sequence MPNRRWGIVVLISVLLIVGGAVFWLAVDRSPLEHAATNASPAVAHYVGSPSCASCHPTETGLWQQSQHKLAMAHVTEATVLGDFNGVIFEHFGVRSRFFRKDGKFVVETDGPDGNLAEYEIKYTFGVDPLQQYLIEFPDGRLQALSIAWDARPREKGGQRWFHLYPNEKVDHTDPLHWTRLNQNWNFMCSECHSTGVRKNYDASKDRFNTTWAEISVGCETCHGQGSNHVAWATSQKTLWPFGKSDSQTMGLLVRFSERLNTSWSHEKDSSTASRSAPPATLRTEVEACGLCHARRSQISENWIPGHWLSETHLVLPLSRGLYHADGQMLDEVYNYGSFKQSKMFAAGVTCSDCHDPHSGKTRLAGDGVCLQCHAPDKFAAASHHHHADANPPPACASCHMPVHTYMVVDSRHDHSFRVPRPDLSLQLGTPNACNDCHTGKTAQWAAATIETWHGPERKGFQTYGPAFHAAWTDGTNAAALLAPVADDQHNPGFARAGALAELNAYPSAETVKIASTALGDSDPMVRIGALDMLDGMPLQQLWPIAGKALADPVRGVRIRAVSLLAGLPASSQAPEYRAAYQKAVGEFIDAQRLNADRPEERTNLGNLFAREGQLDRAEAEYVTALRLNGEYVPATINLADLYARQKREDRVEAVLRKSIELVPRNAALHHALGLSLVRSRRSQDALEELRLASELQPSQPRYAYVYAIALNSAGRLSDAIGQLEESVARHPSHRETLAALVTINQRAGDLPNALKYAEQLAKVIPDDSNIARLVKELREAVAKAPRPN encoded by the coding sequence TTGCCCAATCGCCGGTGGGGCATCGTCGTCCTGATCAGCGTTCTCCTGATCGTCGGCGGTGCTGTGTTTTGGCTGGCCGTCGACCGCTCGCCGCTCGAACACGCGGCAACCAATGCGTCGCCTGCCGTCGCTCATTATGTCGGCAGCCCATCCTGCGCCAGTTGTCATCCGACCGAGACAGGCCTTTGGCAGCAATCCCAGCACAAGCTGGCGATGGCGCATGTAACCGAAGCGACCGTGCTGGGCGACTTCAACGGCGTGATTTTTGAACATTTTGGCGTGCGCAGCCGCTTCTTCCGCAAGGACGGCAAGTTCGTCGTCGAAACCGACGGGCCCGACGGAAATCTGGCCGAGTACGAGATCAAGTACACATTCGGCGTCGATCCACTTCAGCAATACCTGATCGAGTTTCCCGACGGACGGCTGCAGGCGCTATCGATCGCGTGGGACGCGCGCCCGAGGGAAAAAGGAGGACAGCGCTGGTTTCATCTCTATCCCAATGAGAAGGTCGATCACACGGATCCGCTTCATTGGACCCGGTTGAACCAAAACTGGAACTTCATGTGCAGCGAATGCCATTCCACCGGCGTTCGGAAGAACTACGATGCGTCCAAGGATCGGTTCAACACGACATGGGCCGAAATCAGTGTGGGTTGCGAGACCTGTCACGGACAGGGTTCGAACCATGTTGCCTGGGCCACATCGCAGAAGACGCTTTGGCCGTTCGGCAAATCGGATAGCCAGACGATGGGTCTTCTGGTCCGCTTTTCGGAACGGTTGAATACGTCCTGGTCGCACGAAAAGGACTCCTCCACGGCATCGCGTAGCGCGCCGCCCGCAACACTGCGTACGGAAGTCGAAGCCTGCGGCCTCTGTCATGCCAGGCGGAGCCAGATCTCCGAAAACTGGATTCCTGGCCACTGGCTATCCGAAACACATCTGGTTCTGCCTCTGTCGCGAGGTCTCTACCATGCCGACGGCCAAATGCTGGACGAGGTCTACAATTACGGATCGTTCAAGCAGAGCAAGATGTTCGCGGCCGGCGTAACCTGCAGCGATTGTCACGATCCCCACAGCGGCAAAACACGCCTCGCGGGAGACGGCGTTTGCCTGCAATGCCACGCCCCCGACAAATTCGCCGCCGCGTCCCATCACCATCATGCAGACGCAAATCCGCCGCCTGCCTGCGCTTCGTGCCACATGCCCGTCCACACCTACATGGTGGTGGATTCCCGCCATGACCACAGTTTCCGTGTGCCCCGCCCTGACCTTTCCCTTCAGCTCGGTACCCCGAACGCCTGCAACGATTGCCATACGGGCAAGACGGCGCAATGGGCGGCGGCCACGATCGAGACGTGGCACGGACCCGAGCGCAAGGGATTCCAAACTTACGGCCCGGCCTTCCATGCCGCTTGGACGGATGGCACCAACGCTGCGGCCTTGTTGGCCCCTGTTGCAGACGACCAGCACAATCCCGGTTTCGCCCGCGCCGGAGCTCTCGCGGAGTTAAATGCCTATCCGTCTGCCGAAACAGTCAAGATCGCGAGCACAGCCCTTGGAGATTCCGACCCAATGGTCCGCATTGGTGCGCTCGACATGCTCGATGGCATGCCTCTGCAACAGCTCTGGCCCATCGCCGGAAAGGCGCTTGCCGACCCGGTGCGAGGCGTCCGTATTCGCGCCGTTTCCCTGCTCGCGGGATTACCCGCCTCCTCGCAGGCGCCGGAATATCGTGCGGCGTACCAGAAGGCTGTGGGGGAATTCATTGATGCGCAACGGTTGAACGCCGATCGTCCAGAAGAGCGGACCAATCTGGGAAACCTTTTCGCGCGCGAAGGCCAATTGGATCGTGCCGAAGCAGAGTACGTCACAGCATTGCGCCTCAACGGCGAGTACGTCCCGGCGACCATCAACCTCGCGGACCTCTATGCGCGACAGAAACGCGAGGATCGCGTTGAAGCCGTTTTGCGCAAGTCAATCGAGCTGGTTCCGCGGAATGCCGCCCTTCATCATGCGCTTGGCCTCTCACTCGTCCGTTCGCGCCGTTCGCAGGACGCATTGGAGGAATTGCGCCTGGCCAGTGAACTACAACCATCCCAGCCGCGCTATGCATATGTCTATGCCATCGCGCTCAATTCGGCAGGTCGGCTTTCCGATGCGATAGGGCAGCTCGAAGAAAGCGTCGCGCGTCACCCTTCGCACCGTGAAACTCTGGCCGCGCTGGTCACCATCAATCAGCGGGCCGGCGATCTGCCGAACGCCCTGAAATATGCCGAGCAATTGGCGAAGGTTATCCCTGATGATTCCAACATTGCGCGCTTGGTGAAGGAATTGAGGGAGGCCGTCGCTAAGGCGCCGCGCCCAAATTGA
- a CDS encoding arylsulfatase: MLAVPLLGTAAYAQAPVQKPNIILILSDDFGYGDSGVYGGGENRGMPTPNIDRLASEGMQFMSFYAQPSCTPGRAAVQSGRIPNRSGMTTVAFQGQGGGMPAAEWTLASVLKTGGYKTFFTGKWHLGEADYALPNAQGYDEMKYAGLYHLNAYTYADPTWFPDMDPELRAMFERVTKGAMSGNAGQPAKEDFKINGQYVNTPDKGVVGIPFFDDYVEKASLEYLDRNRGATQPFFMSINFMKVHQPNMPAPEFQGKSLSKSKYADSVVENDTRIGRIMDKVRSLGLDKNTYVFWTTDNGAWQDVYPDAGYTPFRGTKGTVREGGNRVPSLAWGPGIKAGTKNSDIVGGLDYMATFAKLAGIKLPENDRESKPIIFDSYDMSPILFGTGKSERKNWFYFTESELSPGAARVGNYKAVFNLRGDNGAKTGGLAVDSNLGWKGPESYVATVPQVFDIWQDPQERYDIFMNNYTEHTWSLVTINAAIKDLMQTYVKYPPRKIQSETYAGPITIQQYERFQFFRDQLAKDGFTIGLPTGN; the protein is encoded by the coding sequence ATGTTGGCCGTGCCGCTATTGGGCACTGCGGCTTACGCCCAGGCGCCAGTGCAGAAGCCAAACATCATCCTGATCCTTTCGGACGATTTCGGCTACGGAGATTCCGGCGTCTATGGCGGCGGCGAAAATCGGGGCATGCCAACGCCGAACATCGATCGCCTGGCATCCGAAGGCATGCAGTTCATGTCGTTCTACGCCCAACCGAGCTGTACGCCCGGCCGGGCCGCGGTGCAGAGCGGCCGCATTCCCAACCGTAGCGGCATGACGACGGTGGCGTTCCAGGGCCAGGGCGGCGGTATGCCGGCAGCCGAGTGGACGCTGGCGTCGGTCTTGAAGACCGGCGGTTACAAGACGTTCTTCACGGGCAAATGGCATCTCGGTGAAGCCGACTACGCGCTGCCGAACGCGCAAGGCTATGACGAGATGAAATATGCAGGCCTGTATCATCTCAATGCCTACACTTACGCCGATCCGACCTGGTTTCCCGATATGGACCCCGAGCTCAGGGCCATGTTTGAGCGCGTGACCAAGGGAGCAATGTCCGGGAATGCCGGACAGCCGGCAAAGGAGGATTTCAAGATCAACGGACAATACGTCAACACGCCCGACAAGGGCGTGGTGGGCATTCCATTCTTCGACGACTATGTCGAGAAGGCCTCGCTCGAATATCTGGACCGCAACAGGGGTGCGACGCAGCCGTTCTTCATGAGCATCAACTTCATGAAGGTGCATCAGCCCAACATGCCGGCTCCCGAATTCCAGGGAAAATCACTATCGAAGAGCAAATACGCCGATTCCGTCGTCGAGAACGACACGCGCATCGGACGTATCATGGACAAGGTTCGCTCCCTTGGGCTCGACAAGAACACCTACGTCTTCTGGACGACGGACAATGGTGCATGGCAGGACGTTTATCCGGATGCGGGGTACACGCCGTTCCGTGGCACGAAAGGCACGGTTCGTGAAGGCGGCAACCGCGTTCCGTCGCTCGCATGGGGCCCCGGTATCAAGGCCGGAACGAAGAACTCGGATATCGTCGGCGGTCTCGATTACATGGCGACCTTCGCGAAGCTCGCCGGCATCAAGCTCCCCGAGAACGATCGTGAAAGCAAGCCGATTATATTCGACAGCTACGATATGTCGCCAATCCTGTTCGGGACCGGAAAGTCCGAGCGCAAGAACTGGTTCTATTTCACGGAGTCCGAGCTCTCGCCCGGCGCAGCCCGCGTCGGCAACTACAAGGCCGTGTTCAATCTGCGCGGTGATAACGGCGCAAAGACCGGCGGGCTTGCTGTCGACAGCAACCTCGGGTGGAAGGGACCAGAGTCATATGTGGCGACCGTTCCGCAGGTCTTCGACATCTGGCAAGACCCGCAAGAGCGCTACGACATCTTCATGAATAATTACACGGAGCACACCTGGTCCCTGGTCACGATCAATGCCGCCATCAAGGATCTGATGCAGACTTACGTGAAGTATCCTCCACGGAAGATCCAGAGCGAGACCTACGCGGGGCCGATTACTATCCAACAGTACGAGCGGTTCCAATTCTTCAGGGATCAGCTTGCAAAGGACGGCTTTACCATCGGCCTTCCGACAGGAAATTGA